A region of Streptomyces sp. NBC_01267 DNA encodes the following proteins:
- a CDS encoding RNA polymerase sigma factor: MTPDTRQHEERGDRAPDRTPDRDGDSDARLTRSAAGDAAAFTLLVETHSPALHGYFARRVPGAADDLLAEAWLQAYVSRRTFDASRGSARGWLFGVARNVLAQHLRRAGRKEAAPGPEVTDPWQAVDQRLDAAALAPALRQALGELPAEERELLLLISWEQLTPAEAAAAVGIPAGTARSRLHRARGRLRDRLAASRPAGQHLTVTGDLA, from the coding sequence GTGACACCGGATACCCGGCAACACGAGGAGCGCGGCGACCGCGCCCCCGATCGCACCCCTGACCGTGACGGCGACAGTGACGCCCGGCTGACGCGGTCGGCGGCCGGTGACGCGGCGGCGTTCACCCTGCTGGTGGAGACGCACTCGCCCGCCCTGCACGGCTACTTCGCCCGGCGCGTGCCCGGCGCGGCCGATGATCTGCTGGCCGAGGCGTGGTTGCAGGCGTACGTCTCGCGGCGCACGTTCGACGCCTCGCGCGGCTCGGCGCGGGGCTGGCTGTTCGGGGTGGCCCGCAACGTACTGGCTCAGCACCTGCGGCGGGCGGGGCGGAAAGAGGCCGCACCGGGCCCGGAGGTCACCGACCCCTGGCAGGCGGTGGACCAGCGGCTGGACGCGGCAGCGCTGGCGCCCGCACTGCGCCAGGCGCTGGGCGAACTGCCCGCCGAGGAACGCGAGTTGCTGCTGCTCATCAGCTGGGAGCAGCTCACCCCGGCCGAGGCGGCGGCAGCCGTCGGCATTCCGGCGGGGACCGCCCGCTCGCGGCTGCACCGGGCCCGGGGCCGGCTGCGCGACCGGCTCGCTGCGTCCCGCCCGGCGGGACAGCACCTGACTGTGACGGGGGACCTGGCATGA
- a CDS encoding glycosyltransferase, producing the protein MRILFTFIGGSGHFRPLIPVARAAEAAGHTVAFAGGGRRGPEITAAGFTAFATSEPRGHTEATAAAETAAARSTVEVSDPEEDIRHLAEGFARRGARRHAAAVLELTRTWKPDILVRDEVDFGTAVAAESLGLPCASVLVLAAGGFLRNDVVAEPLHELRSEYGLPYDPDLAVLDRDLVLSPFPPSFRDPRFPLPAHTFSFRPTAARPPEATPGTPGTPGTPTVYVTLGTVHAGTDLFSRIAAGLRELPVNVLMTVSDHIDPAVLGPLPGHIRVERFVPQEQLLPQCALVVSHGGSGSLMGALAHGLPSVLFPHGADQPYNARRCTELGAARTLDPVTATPEDIHTAVSTVLADSGYRSAAERIRDEMNALPGAAETVPALEALALSR; encoded by the coding sequence ATGCGCATCCTCTTCACGTTCATCGGTGGCAGCGGCCATTTCCGCCCGCTCATCCCCGTGGCCCGCGCAGCGGAAGCCGCCGGACACACGGTCGCCTTCGCCGGTGGGGGCCGGAGAGGCCCCGAGATCACAGCTGCCGGGTTCACCGCCTTCGCCACGAGCGAGCCGCGCGGGCACACGGAAGCGACGGCAGCGGCGGAGACAGCGGCAGCGCGCAGCACCGTGGAGGTGTCCGATCCCGAGGAGGACATCCGGCATCTCGCAGAAGGCTTCGCCCGGCGCGGGGCGCGTCGGCACGCCGCGGCCGTTCTTGAACTGACCCGCACCTGGAAGCCGGACATCCTGGTGCGCGACGAGGTCGACTTCGGCACCGCGGTCGCCGCCGAGTCGCTGGGACTTCCCTGCGCATCCGTCCTAGTACTCGCTGCAGGGGGCTTTCTGCGCAACGACGTTGTCGCCGAGCCGCTGCACGAACTGCGATCCGAGTACGGCCTGCCGTACGACCCCGACCTCGCCGTGCTGGACCGGGACCTGGTGCTCTCACCGTTCCCGCCGAGCTTCCGGGACCCGCGCTTCCCGCTCCCCGCTCACACCTTCTCGTTCCGGCCGACAGCCGCGCGCCCGCCCGAAGCCACACCGGGCACACCGGGCACACCGGGCACGCCCACCGTGTACGTGACGCTCGGCACCGTGCACGCCGGCACCGACCTGTTCTCCCGGATCGCGGCCGGGCTCCGGGAGCTTCCCGTGAACGTGCTCATGACCGTCAGCGATCACATCGACCCCGCAGTGCTGGGGCCGCTGCCCGGCCACATCCGGGTCGAACGGTTCGTTCCGCAGGAGCAGTTGCTGCCGCAGTGCGCACTGGTCGTCTCGCACGGCGGGTCCGGCAGCCTCATGGGAGCGCTCGCCCACGGCCTGCCCTCGGTGCTGTTCCCACACGGCGCGGACCAGCCGTACAACGCGCGACGGTGCACCGAACTCGGCGCCGCCCGGACACTGGACCCGGTCACCGCCACCCCGGAGGACATCCACACGGCTGTGTCGACGGTGCTCGCCGACAGTGGTTACCGCAGCGCGGCCGAGCGGATCCGGGATGAGATGAACGCGCTTCCGGGAGCGGCGGAGACCGTCCCGGCGCTCGAAGCGCTCGCTCTGTCTAGATGA